In Erigeron canadensis isolate Cc75 chromosome 1, C_canadensis_v1, whole genome shotgun sequence, a single window of DNA contains:
- the LOC122591594 gene encoding helicase SEN1-like, with translation MDEDCLGGKKKEEGEGEDAHSQEIIDITKLIFSWSLDDILNQDFYSHQVKEIPLTFQSVEHYFCSFVYPLLEETRAELASSMKIMHRAPFAEIRSWEDEGEMLYDVTFGSWRSRSTEHGKKEPYRTLPGDLFIFTDGRPKSVSDLQRVGRKWAFALAHKNVDGKNADGTMLKHFKVTTSQNIKYQKGMFVVFLMNITSQTRTWNSLHEHGNMNIIQSVIATDSVVKENCVICSIGPSEPLSCNIGREHLLKLNESQTAAVIASINKTECRHNYSVEQIWGPPGTGKTTTVSVMLFLFLQRNHRVLTCAPTNVAIVQLASRVINLFRESFQTRTASGDSFCPVGDVLMFGNMERSKVDLGIGDIFLENRVSKLIECLGTGTGWKHCITSMIDLLEDCLSQYQENLENVFFSEQQVTSEKKKKKKTNMVKVKSFIEFLRDGFKSTAPPLIRCIITFCTHIPRSFMKEDNFQSMVSLLNILGSFESVLFQENLVSEEDDDDAKFGGMSTISLLILISCYVLKDLQTSLDKLGLPSILEQYVIKDFCLRKASLIFCTTSNSYKLGCTTITAPLNLLVIDEAAQLKEAESTIPLQLLGIKHVILIGDERQLPAMVQSKVSSGSHFGRSLFERLSSLGYPKHLLNVQYRMHPSISFFPNWKFYQSRILNAENVTSNNYVKQYLPGPMFGPYSFINVVGGKEEKDDNGQSQRNMVEAALVIKIVQNLFRACHKSKEKLSIGVLSPYAAQVATIQEKLACKYEKLDGFSVKVKSIDGFQGGEEDIVILSTVRSNECGSVGFVSSLQRMNVALTRARHCLWILGNERTLVKSEPLWRELVCDARKRHCFFVADADSFSKMTKVYVKKEQEQV, from the exons ATGGATGAAGATTGTTTAGGcgggaagaagaaagaagaaggagaaGGAGAAGATGCTCACAGCCAAGAAATTATTGACATTACCAAGTTGATATTTTCATGGTCTCTTGATGACATACTTAATCAAGATTTTTATAGCCACCAG GTAAAAGAGATACCTCTTACTTTTCAATCTGTGGAACATTATTTTTGCTCTTTTGTCTATCCTTTGCTAGAGGAAACACGAGCCGAGTTGGCTTCTTCTATGAAAATTATGCATAGAGCCCCGTTTGCAGAGATACGTTCGTGGGAGGACGAAGGTGAAATGCTGTATGATGTTACTTTTGGTAGTTGGAGAAGCAGATCTACTGAACATGGTAAAAAGGAACCATACAGGACATTACCTGGtgacttatttatttttacggATGGAAGACCCAAATCTGTTTCTGATTTGCAACGTGTGGGAAGAAAATGGGCTTTTGCTCTAGCTCATAAAAATGTGGATGGTAAAAATGCTGATGGTACCATGTTAAAACATTTTAAGGTTACAACATCACAAAACATTAAGTATCAAAAAGGTATGTTTGTTGTTTTCTTGATGAATATTACAAGCCAGACAAGAACCTGGAATTCGTTGCACGAACATGGAAATATGAATATCATTCAGTCGGTTATTGCTACTGATTCTGTG GTTAAAGAGAACTGTGTTATATGTTCTATCGGTCCTAGTGAACCTTTGTCTTGCAATATTGGTCGAGAACACTTGCTTAAGCTTAATGAATCGCAAACAGCAGCAGTCATAGCTTCAATAAACAAAACTGAATGTAGGCACAATTATTCTGTAGAACAGATATGGGGACCCCCTGGCACAGGGAAAACGACGACAGTAAGTGTGATGTTATTTCTCTTTTTACAAAGGAATCACAGAGTGCTTACTTGCGCTCCCACGAATGTTGCTATAGTACAACTAGCCTCTCGTGTGATAAACTTGTTTAGAGAATCATTTCAAACTAGAACTGCAAGTGGTGATTCTTTTTGTCCAGTTGGGGATGTGCTTATGTTTGGCAACATGGAGAGGTCTAAGGTTGACTTAGGCATTGGAGACATTTTTCTAGAGAATCGGGTTAGCAAGCTTATCGAGTGTCTTGGGACAGGTACAGGGTGGAAGCATTGCATAACGTCTATGATTGATTTACTTGAAGATTGTCTATCTCAATACCAAGAGAATCTTGAAAATGTATTCTTCTCAGAACAACAAGTTACaagtgaaaagaaaaagaagaagaaaaccaatATGGTGAAAGTCAAATCGTTCATTGAATTCCTGCGTGATGGATTCAAATCTACCGCTCCTCCACTCATAAGGTGCATCATTACATTCTGCACTCATATTCCGAGGAGTTTCATGAAGGAAGATAATTTTCAAAGTATGGTCTCTCTTTTGAACATCTTAGGTTCTTTTGAATCGGTATTGTTTCAAGAGAATTTGGTTTccgaagaagatgatgatgatgctaaGTTTGGTGGCATGTCTACCATTAGTCTTCTCATATTGATTTCTTGTTATGTACTGAAAGATCTGCAGACATCTCTGGACAAACTTGGTCTTCCAAGTATTTTGGAGCAATATGTGATTAAGGATTTTTGTTTACGAAAAGCTTCTCTAATATTCTGTACTACTTCAAATTCCTACAAGTTGGGGTGTACCACTATAACGGCGCCTCTGAACCTGTTGGTCATAGACGAAGCTGCCCAGTTGAAAGAGGCTGAGTCGACCATTCCTCTTCAACTTCTCGGAATAAAGCATGTTATTCTCATTGGCGATGAGCGTCAACTACCTGCAATGGTTCAGAGCAAG GTTTCTAGTGGATCTCACTTTGGAAGAAGTTTATTTGAAAGATTAAGTTCTTTGGGTTATcctaaacatcttcttaatgtTCAATACAGAATgcatccttcaataagtttttTCCCAAATTGGAAGTTCTATCAGTCTCGGATCCTCAATGCAGAAAATGTGACTTCTAATAACTACGTGAAGCAATATCTGCCAGGACCAATGTTTGGCCCATATTCGTTTATAAATGTTGTAGgtggaaaagaagaaaaggatgATAATGGACAGAGTCAAAGAAATATGGTTGAGGCGGCTCTTGTGATTAAAATAGTGCAGAATCTTTTTAGAG CCTGCCATAAATCCAAAGAGAAGCTTAGCATTGGTGTTTTATCTCCTTATGCTGCTCAAGTTGCAACAATTCAAGAAAAACTTGCTTGCAAATACGAGAAACTTGATGGATTTTCAGTAAAGGTGAAGTCAATTGACGGGTTTCAAGGTGGAGAAGAAGACATAGTTATTTTATCTACTGTAAGATCTAATGAGTGTGGATCTGTTGGCTTTGTATCTAGCTTACAAAGAATGAATGTTGCCTTGACCCGAGCTCG ACACTGTCTTTGGATACTTGGCAACGAAAGGACTCTGGTTAAAAGTGAACCCCTATGGAGAGAACTAGTCTGTGATGCAAGAAAACGACATTGTTTCTTTGTTGCTGATGCTGATTCTTTCTCAAAGATGACAAAGGTATATGTAAAGAAGGAGCAAGAACaggtttga